A portion of the Carya illinoinensis cultivar Pawnee chromosome 11, C.illinoinensisPawnee_v1, whole genome shotgun sequence genome contains these proteins:
- the LOC122280690 gene encoding uncharacterized protein LOC122280690, which produces MASTLTPVLVLLLVFSYHVCLNAVPVTRIGSLMHGPQVSENTVKLAAEENLEEQNIAGRMDIALHDYPGSGANNRHTPRPPQFGKACVDC; this is translated from the exons ATGGCAAGCACTCTCACTCCTGTACTTGTACTCTTGTTGGTATTCTCCTACCATGTATGCTTGAATGCTGTCCCAGTCACGA GAATTGGAAGCCTAATGCATGGACCTCAAGTTTCAGAGAATACCGTCAAG TTAGCTGCTGAGGAAAATTTGGAGGAACAAAACATTGCAGGAAGAATGGATATTGCACTACATGATTACCCGGGATCAGGGGCCAACAATCGCCACACTCCAAGGCCACCACAATTTGGGAAAGCCTGTGTTGATTGTTAG